CCGTCCCGGCGGCTTCCGCCACCCACACCTGCGCGTGCTCGGCGCGGTGCTCTACGTCCTCCAGCACACCCATGTACGGATGGTCGGCGGCGAAGTGACCGGCCCGAAGGTAGGCGTCGCGGGTGATGCGGCGAACCTCCGGAAGGTCCGCCGGCACCGCCGGCCGGAAAACAACACTCATGAGAAAGCGCTCGAAGCGGCAGCCGTCCGTTCCACGTAATGGCCCAGGTGTGCCAAATCCGGCTGCGACGACGCGTCGCCCACGGCGTCCGCACCCACGGCATTGGCCACTTTGTGTAGCATGCTCATTTAACAGAAATTGAACCGTGGGAATGCCGGGGGGCCGCCTAGGAATTTGGGAGGCGTCGTGACACCAGTTCTATCGCCCTTTCCGTGCCCTTATTGTGGAAAGCTGTTGTGCTCGCAGTTTTGGGATGGATATATCGCCCGTCATGCTTCCCGAGGTGCGCTATGCTCTGCCTCAGGTCTGACGTACGCCATGGCTTTGGCGACCGCCCCTCGCTCCACCGATTCGACGGTGAGCAGACCTCTGCGCTATGTATATGATCCACCAGCGCGCGGGGATTGTCCTGATTGTGGTAGATACGTTGACGTCTCTATGACGAACCGAACAGTCCCAAGGCATGTGACGTACAGGGGAGTACCATGCTCAGGGAAAGGGCGGCGAGCCCAGAATGTTGTTCCGAAATACACTAAGCCCTCAAGAGGGGGCGGCCCAGGCCCAATTCCTTGTGGTTTTCACAACTGAGGGGCTGCACCACGCGATGTCCAGCCTGCCGGGGCGCACGCACGGAAGGCGAGGCGCCCAGGGAGGTGCCGCCGTCGGGCATTCCCAGCAGCGACTCCCCACCTCGTGCACCGCACGCTAAGCCGGAAGTCCACTTAGTCGCAGCCCCTTCCGGCCCTACTGAACGGCGGCGTCTGCAGTCAAAGCTCGCTGCGTCGGCCGGACGGCTCTTTCTCCGTGCGCCTAGCCCCGGGAGGGCCTAAAGAGCCGCAAACAACGGGTTCCATTGGTCCGGGCCGTAACCTACCGGTCTTTCGGACCGTTGCGCAGTGCCAGAACCAGCAGACAGGCAGGATTGTCAGCGCCGGATGCCATGATTGGTTGCATTGATTGAATGACGGTACTGATGGCGGTGCCGTAGATGGGGGAATGTGATGAGTCTGTCCAACCGCGAGTATGTGGGCCGGGCCCTTGAGGCCTTGGCGTTTGGCCTGGAGCCCTACATCGCAGCAGTGCTCTCCGAGGTAGCCCCCGGCGTGGCATGGACCAAGATCATTCAGCACAAGGATGAGAACGCCGGCCGCGCTGCGCAATCCTACGCACCCACGGATCTCAGCCTGCAGCTGCGCATCATGACTGAATCCATGGGCTCACTTGGCTACCCTTTCAACCTCCCGCATGAGGCACGCAGCCACACCTCCGAGCTGCGCCAGGCACGGAACCGCTGGGCCCACAATGAGACCTTCGATGACGCCGATACCTTCCGTGCCCTGGACACCGCAGGTCGGCTGGCCAAAGTGATCGGGCTGGACCAAACTCACAGCGAGTTGGCTGCGCTTCTTACCGAGTACCAGAACCGGTCCTCTCCCAGCCGGGAACAACCGGAAGAAGCCCAGCAGGGTCTGCCGGCCGCCGTCGCGCAGTCCGACCACCCGGAGGAAAGCCTTCCAGGTGAGCCCTCGGCCCATGGCCCGGCTGCATCCGCTCCTCACGTTGTGGTCGACGTGACCACTGCAGATTCACTGAGCTACGCGATGGCGCACAACGGCTTCCGCTTCGTCAGGCAGGTCAAGATCACCAACAATGGCGCGGAAATCCGTGGTGCAGTAGTCCGGGTGGAGGCCTCCGCTCAGACAGGCCGGATCTCCGGCGACTTCCAGCAGTATGTGGACCTTGCCGCAGGCCAAACCATCACGCTCGATGACCTCAACGTTCCAGTTCAGGCCGCCACCATGTATGAACTGGCTGACCGCCAGATGGGAAAGGTGCTGGTCACCGTCCACGCGGGCGCCGATGCCGCCGTAGCGGAGCTGGGCCGCGCAGAGACGGACCTGACACTCCTGCCCGCTCAGCTGTGGATCGCCGGCCGGGGACTCGTCTCCTACGAGTTCCTGGCCGCGTACGTGCAACCGCACCATCCCAGCATTGCCAAGCTCATGTCCGAGGCCGCCGACATCCTCATGCAAACAACGGGCAGCGGCAGCTTCGACGGGTACCTGGAAGACGGGGACCGGGTGGACCAGATCGTGTTCGCCATCGCCCAGGCCATGAGCAACCGCGACATCCGCTACAGCATGCCACCCGCCAGCTGGGGACTGGAAGGTCAGCAGGTACGCACGCCGGCGCAGGTTCTTGACGACCGCTTGGGCACGTGTCTCGACACCACGCTGGTCCTGGCTGCCGCTTTGGAATTCTGCGGCATCCGGCCTCTGCTCTGGCTGGTGGAGGGCCACGCCTTCCTCGGCTACTGGCGGGAGGAGGGCAGCCTCAGCACTGCGGCCTCCGACGACGTGCCCGAGCTGGTCAGCCTTGTACAGCGGGGCTTCATCGGCCTCGTGGAAACCACGCTCCTCACCGGCAGCCAGCCGATCTCGGCGGCCGCATTACGCAACAGCCCGCTGAACCGCTATGTGGAAAGCGGCAATGACGAGATCAACGCGGTGACTGACATCAGGCGCGCCCGCCTCGATGGCATCTACCCGTTGCCTGCCCGCACCATGTCCGACGCCGGAACCTACACCGTGGTCAAGTACGTCCCGGAAACCAAGACTGCGCCGGAGCTGCCGAAGAAGGCAGCCTCAAGCGGAGGAACGGCCAGGACCACAACCGATGTCCCGCCCCGGGTGGTCCAATGGAAGAACGCGCTGCTGGACCTGAGCCTGCGGAACAGGCTCATCAACTTCACTGACACGGCCCGGTTCCCACTCGCAGTGCCCACCGCCTGGATGGGCGCCTTCGAGGACCTCATCAGCAAAGGCGCGTCTGTCAGCCTGCTTCCGTCTAACCAGATCAGCGCCATCCACCAGGAACGCGGCGTCCGCTTCGGCAAGGACCTTCCCCAAGACGAACTCGCCGACCTGCTCAGCTCCAAAAAAGCCGTGTTCGCCGAGGTCAGCGAAGACGGCTACAACGCCAAGATGCGCGGGCTCGCCTACAAGGCGAAGACCCAGCTGGAGGAAACCGGAGCCAACAACCTCTATCTGGCCCTTGGCAGCCTGATGTGGGAGCTGGACGGCCGGGCGCTTCGGTCCCCGCTGGTTCTAGTCCCGGTGAAACTGACTTCCGCAGGAAAAAACGGTCTGTACCGGGTCACACTCGACGAGACCGGCCAGTCCACGCCGAACTATTGTCTCCTCGAGAAGCTGGCCCAGTCTCACGACCTGCGCATCCCCGGCCTCGCCGAGCCTGAGGAAGACGGATCTGGAATCGATCTGGACGCTGCCTTCGCTGCTGTCCGGACCGCCGTTTCGGCCAAGGGCCTGGCTTTTCGCGTGGAAAACACCGTGGACCTGTCCATGTTGCAGTTCGCCAAATTCCGCCTGTGGAAAGACCTTGACGAGAACTGGAAGGAATTCACCGCCAACAGCCTGGTCAAACACCTGATCAGCACCCCCACGGAACTCTATTCAGACAGCGTTGCCGTCACGCCCGACGTCGACCTGGACGCCTTGGCTGCCCAGTGTCCAATACCAGCGGACTCGTCTCAGTTGGAGGCAGTCGCGTCTGCGGTCGCCGGCCAGACGTTCGTCCTGGAAGGCCCTCCGGGCACCGGAAAGTCACAGACCATCACCAACCTCTTGACCCGCGCCATTGCTGACGGCAAAAGGGTCTTGTTCGTCGCGGAGAAGCGGGCAGCACTGGATGTTGTCCAGAAGCGGCTCGACGACGTCGGGATGGGACCGTTCTCCCTTGATCTGCATGACAAGGGCAGCAAGCCGGCAGTGGTTCGGGCACAGATCAAACACGCCTTGGAGCTGAGCTTGTCGGCGAACAAGCAGCAGCTCGAGACTGCCTCCACCGACCTTGCCTCGGTCCGCCGTGGACTGGTCCGGTATGCCCACAACGTCCATGAGGAGAATGGCGCGCAGCTGTCCCTCTACAGCGCGCGGACCAAGGCTCTGACCTATGAACCTGAGCACGCCACGGTTTCACTCAGCCCGGAGCTGACCGCGTCCTTAAATGATTCCACCCTCGAGTCGATCCGGCAGGTGTTCCGGGAACTTCCAGAGTTTACGGACCCCGTCCGGCCTGGACCTGATCACCCATGGCGGTTTGCCTCTGTCGCTGGCGGCGAGCAGCAGGAGCAGCAACTGCTGGCTCTGGGAATTCGCCTCAACGAGGCGCTGAACGCCTTGCGGCCAACGCCCGGACTGCCGCCGGTTTTGGACGCCGCGCAGACACCGGCCGACGTCGCAACGCTCGCCACACTGCTGCAGGACCGGGACGTCCCGCTGGTGACACTGGATGTGGTCCGCTCTAGCGACTGGTCAGTTAATGCTGAACAGCTGGAGAAACTGGTTACGGCGTTTGCGTCCGTCCAGCATCCGGGCCTTGAGCAGGTAGCACCGGCGGCTATGGACCTTCCTCTGCCAGAAATCCTCGGCCGCGCACAGCATGCCGCAGCTTCCGGGTTCTGGGGACGCAAAAAGCGGTTGTTGGCAGTGGCCGCCGAACTGTCTTCCGTGCTTGTTCCTGGAGCTGAGATCCGCCACAAGGAGCTGGTGCCGCTGCTGGAGAAACTGGTGGCCGTCCAGCACGAGGTCTCCGGACTGCGGGCAACGCGGGGCTCTTTGCCTGGGCTTCCTGCGGATCAGCAATGGAACCCGCTGACGCCGGACGCACAAGCCGACCTGCGGCACCGTATTTCCTGGCTTCGCTGGGCCGCGCAGGCGGTGCAGCCGGCTTCGGAGCCCGCCGTCGCCGGCTTTCAGAGCGAGCTCCGTACGTTCCTGACAGATGCCCCCGACGTCCACCAGAACGTTGTCGGCTGGTTGCGGGAGCTTTCCCATGCCTGGGAAGAATTCCTGAAGATCCAAGGTGTGGGTAGTGACGACCTGCGGGCGTGGACCGGTGAGCGGGGCTTCCTGGCCCGGTGGTGGGAAACGTCCGTGCCGCGCCGACTGGACGCGGCGGGGTCGGTACCGCTGACCCGGTGGTTCGAGCTGGTCCGTCATGTCGAACCGCTGCGTGCCGCGGGGCTGCTGGATGCCCGTATTGCCATCCTCGACGGCGAGCTGGAAGCAGATGACGCGGCGGCAGCCTTTGAACGCGGCTTGGCTGAAGGGTCGCTGGCCGAACGGCGCATCGCTACCGGGTTGGCCGACTTTGATCCCACAGTGCACGAGCGGACCATCGAGCGGTTCACCACGCGCGCGGAAGCGGTACGCGAGTTGCTCAAAACCAACCTTGCCGCCGGGGTCCTGCGCTCCCGGACGGTCTCGTCGTCGTCGACCTCCGGACGCATGGGCGAGCTGCAACGGCAACTCACGAGGCAACGAGGTGGCTTGTCCGTCCGAAAACTGATGGAACACTACGCAGACCTCATAACGGGGATCATGCCCTGCACGCTGGTCAGCCCGGATTCGGTAGCGCGGTTCTTCCCTGCCAAGGCCGGACTGTTTGACATCGTGGTGTTCGATGAAGCCTCACAGATTCGGGTTGCCGACGCGGTGGGTGCCATGGGCCGCGGTGCGTCAGTGGTGGTGGTGGGTGACAGCAAGCAAATGCCGCCCACGTCGTTCGCAGAGATTTCCTCTGACGCCGGCAGCGATGGCGACGCCGAGATCTCCGTGGTGGAGGATATGGAGTCGATCCTTTCCGAGTGCGTGGAAGCGCGGGTGCCGCGGCAGTGGCTGTCCTGGCACTACCGGAGCCAGGACGAATCGCTGATTGCTTTCAGTAACCAGCAGTACTACGACAGCAAGCTTTCCTCGTTCCCGGGCCCGTCCCATGGCGCTGCGAATGCGGGTGTCCGCGGGCATGGCGTGAACTTTGTCCGCGTGGACGGCCAGTTCAACCGCTCGGGACCGTCCAAGGTCCTTCGTACCAATCCGGTGGAGGCTGCTGCGGTGGTGGCCGAGATTCGCCGGAGGTTTGATGCTGATTCAGCAGGGACTCCCTCCGTAGGTGTGGTGACCTTCAACCTGCAGCAACGTGCCCTGATCGAAGGGCTGCTGCGCGACACCGAGGATCCGCGTATCGTCGCTGCCCTGGACGAGGATTCAGAGGGGCTTTTCGTCAAGAACCTCGAGAACGTGCAGGGTGATGAGCGGGACGTCATCCTGTTCTCGACGGGGTTCAGCAAGAATGACAAGGGATACCTGCCGCTGAACTTTGGTCCCTTGAACCGGTCTGGTGGGGAACGGCGCCTCAACGTTGCTGTCACCCGTGCACGCCGACAAGTTATAGTCTTCTCCAGCTTCAACCCGGCCGATCTGCGCTCTGAGGAAACCAGCTCCGTTGGCATCAAGCACCTGCGGTCCTACCTCGATCTGGCCGAGCAGGGGACCGCTGCTCTGCCTTATGACGGGCGCCGCGCCGCCAGTATTGACCTGCACCGGGAAGAGATAGCCGACGCGTTGCGGGACCGTGGCTTTGTCGTTGCAGCAGACGTGGGGCTGTCCGACTTCAAAGTTGATATCAGCGTTGCCGTTCCGGACAACCCCAACCGCCCGTTGATGGCCGTCCTTCTGGACAGCCCCGCGTGGGCTGCCCGCCGGACGGCGGGCGATCGGGACGGGCTGCCCCGGGATGTTTTGACGCGGATGATGCGATGGCCCTCAGTAGAGCGCGTGTGGTTGCCGGCGTGGCTGGCCGACCGGGACGCGGTGCTGGACAAGCTTGAAGCTGCTCTGGAGGGAGCGTACGTGGCGGCAGCTCCTGCTTCAGAACCGCAGGATGCCTTGGCTGGCGGAACTCCCGCGGTGACGCGCTCCGGACGACGGGCGGCAGAGGACGCCGCACCTGAGCAGGAGTTCGTTCTGGTCGCAGGCAAGGACACTTCGCCGGCTGGCCAGGGCACCCTCCTGGAGGCCGTTCAAGCGAACCCCAGGCCAGTTGCGCTTGTTACCGCATCCGCCCGTTCCAGCTACCAGCCTTGGACTGTCCGGCGCTTTGGCGGCCTTGAAGTACTGGACACGCTTCACTCCCGCCGCTCCGTAACAGCCGTACGCGAAGCTATCCAAGATGTGATTGCAGCAGAAGGACCTATCCACCAGGAGCGGCTCGCCAAGCTCGTCTGCGCTGCTTTTGAACTCAACAAGGTGAACTCGCAAAGGGCAAATTCCGTACTCGATGTTTTGGACGAATCACTCCACTATTGCGACGCCGACGGTTTCATCTGGGACGCCTCGGTTGACCGGGAGATGTGGGAGCAGTTCCGCCCGAACACGGCTGACATCACGAGGAAGCCTGAGCACATCAGCGTTGTCGAAATTCGGAACGCGATGGTCGACATTGTGCGGCTCTC
The Arthrobacter sp. PGP41 genome window above contains:
- a CDS encoding DUF3320 domain-containing protein — protein: MSLSNREYVGRALEALAFGLEPYIAAVLSEVAPGVAWTKIIQHKDENAGRAAQSYAPTDLSLQLRIMTESMGSLGYPFNLPHEARSHTSELRQARNRWAHNETFDDADTFRALDTAGRLAKVIGLDQTHSELAALLTEYQNRSSPSREQPEEAQQGLPAAVAQSDHPEESLPGEPSAHGPAASAPHVVVDVTTADSLSYAMAHNGFRFVRQVKITNNGAEIRGAVVRVEASAQTGRISGDFQQYVDLAAGQTITLDDLNVPVQAATMYELADRQMGKVLVTVHAGADAAVAELGRAETDLTLLPAQLWIAGRGLVSYEFLAAYVQPHHPSIAKLMSEAADILMQTTGSGSFDGYLEDGDRVDQIVFAIAQAMSNRDIRYSMPPASWGLEGQQVRTPAQVLDDRLGTCLDTTLVLAAALEFCGIRPLLWLVEGHAFLGYWREEGSLSTAASDDVPELVSLVQRGFIGLVETTLLTGSQPISAAALRNSPLNRYVESGNDEINAVTDIRRARLDGIYPLPARTMSDAGTYTVVKYVPETKTAPELPKKAASSGGTARTTTDVPPRVVQWKNALLDLSLRNRLINFTDTARFPLAVPTAWMGAFEDLISKGASVSLLPSNQISAIHQERGVRFGKDLPQDELADLLSSKKAVFAEVSEDGYNAKMRGLAYKAKTQLEETGANNLYLALGSLMWELDGRALRSPLVLVPVKLTSAGKNGLYRVTLDETGQSTPNYCLLEKLAQSHDLRIPGLAEPEEDGSGIDLDAAFAAVRTAVSAKGLAFRVENTVDLSMLQFAKFRLWKDLDENWKEFTANSLVKHLISTPTELYSDSVAVTPDVDLDALAAQCPIPADSSQLEAVASAVAGQTFVLEGPPGTGKSQTITNLLTRAIADGKRVLFVAEKRAALDVVQKRLDDVGMGPFSLDLHDKGSKPAVVRAQIKHALELSLSANKQQLETASTDLASVRRGLVRYAHNVHEENGAQLSLYSARTKALTYEPEHATVSLSPELTASLNDSTLESIRQVFRELPEFTDPVRPGPDHPWRFASVAGGEQQEQQLLALGIRLNEALNALRPTPGLPPVLDAAQTPADVATLATLLQDRDVPLVTLDVVRSSDWSVNAEQLEKLVTAFASVQHPGLEQVAPAAMDLPLPEILGRAQHAAASGFWGRKKRLLAVAAELSSVLVPGAEIRHKELVPLLEKLVAVQHEVSGLRATRGSLPGLPADQQWNPLTPDAQADLRHRISWLRWAAQAVQPASEPAVAGFQSELRTFLTDAPDVHQNVVGWLRELSHAWEEFLKIQGVGSDDLRAWTGERGFLARWWETSVPRRLDAAGSVPLTRWFELVRHVEPLRAAGLLDARIAILDGELEADDAAAAFERGLAEGSLAERRIATGLADFDPTVHERTIERFTTRAEAVRELLKTNLAAGVLRSRTVSSSSTSGRMGELQRQLTRQRGGLSVRKLMEHYADLITGIMPCTLVSPDSVARFFPAKAGLFDIVVFDEASQIRVADAVGAMGRGASVVVVGDSKQMPPTSFAEISSDAGSDGDAEISVVEDMESILSECVEARVPRQWLSWHYRSQDESLIAFSNQQYYDSKLSSFPGPSHGAANAGVRGHGVNFVRVDGQFNRSGPSKVLRTNPVEAAAVVAEIRRRFDADSAGTPSVGVVTFNLQQRALIEGLLRDTEDPRIVAALDEDSEGLFVKNLENVQGDERDVILFSTGFSKNDKGYLPLNFGPLNRSGGERRLNVAVTRARRQVIVFSSFNPADLRSEETSSVGIKHLRSYLDLAEQGTAALPYDGRRAASIDLHREEIADALRDRGFVVAADVGLSDFKVDISVAVPDNPNRPLMAVLLDSPAWAARRTAGDRDGLPRDVLTRMMRWPSVERVWLPAWLADRDAVLDKLEAALEGAYVAAAPASEPQDALAGGTPAVTRSGRRAAEDAAPEQEFVLVAGKDTSPAGQGTLLEAVQANPRPVALVTASARSSYQPWTVRRFGGLEVLDTLHSRRSVTAVREAIQDVIAAEGPIHQERLAKLVCAAFELNKVNSQRANSVLDVLDESLHYCDADGFIWDASVDREMWEQFRPNTADITRKPEHISVVEIRNAMVDIVRLSGGIPVDELHRETIRTFGGKRLTAGVTARLNEGLQYGVDTKRLELRGAFVQLVS